The following proteins are encoded in a genomic region of Caldicoprobacter guelmensis:
- a CDS encoding DAK2 domain-containing protein yields MRCEFIDAAKMKEMILSATQFLDKHKQAVNALNVFPVPDGDTGTNMSLTMLAAAKEVQGARSDSMAEVVNALASGALKGARGNSGVILSQLFRGFARALQGHQKVTTSDYAEALQAGVDTAYKAVMKPVEGTMLTIARVTAEEARKIARTHKDFNEFYKEIIKVAKNVLDKTPEMLPVLKQAGVVDAGGMGLLYIMIGASRALKGAFELDSVAVVDEAYSAAPKIEMQPQEDIEYGYCTEFLIKNLYPYVEEGDEENLKERLNKLGDSVLVIRDGSIIKVHVHTNMPGKALQLGLRYGELSSIKIDNMREQHRHINEIGREGSKPEDDAVEKQFGVIAVAMGEGISSIFKDLAVDFVVEGGQTMNPSIDDLLRAVERVKAKEIFILPNNSNIILSASQVQQISDKKVYVIPSKSIPQGIAAMLAFNPDMDAETNVQRMTEALSSVKTGQVTYAVRDSSFDGMSIQKGDILGLIDGKISVVGKDINEVTKGLINNMITEDSEIVTLYYGEQVSAQDAQSVADFVSSQYPDVEVEVHFGGQPLYYYIISVE; encoded by the coding sequence TTGAGGTGCGAATTCATTGATGCAGCCAAGATGAAGGAGATGATTCTGTCTGCCACTCAGTTTTTGGATAAGCACAAGCAGGCTGTAAACGCCTTAAACGTGTTTCCTGTTCCAGATGGCGATACCGGTACAAATATGTCGCTTACTATGCTGGCAGCTGCAAAGGAGGTACAGGGTGCTCGTTCGGACAGTATGGCGGAAGTGGTAAATGCCCTGGCCAGCGGAGCACTTAAAGGAGCCAGGGGAAATTCAGGGGTTATACTGTCCCAGCTGTTTAGGGGGTTTGCCAGGGCATTGCAGGGCCATCAAAAGGTTACCACCAGTGACTATGCAGAAGCCTTGCAGGCAGGCGTGGATACCGCATACAAGGCTGTCATGAAGCCGGTTGAGGGTACAATGCTCACAATTGCTCGAGTCACAGCCGAGGAAGCTAGAAAGATTGCCCGAACTCACAAGGACTTTAATGAATTTTATAAGGAGATCATAAAGGTGGCTAAGAATGTACTTGACAAAACCCCTGAGATGCTTCCGGTACTCAAACAGGCGGGCGTGGTTGATGCCGGCGGTATGGGCCTTTTGTATATCATGATAGGTGCCAGCCGCGCACTTAAAGGGGCTTTTGAGCTGGACAGTGTGGCTGTGGTGGATGAGGCCTATTCAGCGGCTCCCAAGATTGAGATGCAGCCTCAGGAAGATATAGAATACGGATACTGCACTGAGTTTCTCATAAAGAACTTGTATCCTTATGTGGAAGAAGGGGACGAGGAAAACCTCAAAGAGAGATTGAACAAGCTGGGGGATTCTGTGCTGGTGATACGCGATGGCAGCATAATTAAGGTACATGTACACACCAATATGCCTGGGAAAGCATTGCAGCTGGGCTTAAGATATGGAGAGCTGTCCAGCATAAAAATAGACAACATGAGGGAGCAGCATAGGCATATAAACGAAATTGGTAGAGAGGGATCAAAGCCGGAGGATGACGCTGTAGAGAAGCAGTTCGGAGTAATTGCAGTTGCAATGGGAGAAGGGATTTCTTCTATATTCAAGGATTTGGCGGTTGATTTTGTGGTCGAAGGTGGACAAACCATGAATCCCAGTATAGATGACTTACTGAGGGCTGTGGAGAGGGTGAAAGCAAAAGAGATATTTATACTCCCCAACAACAGCAATATAATCCTATCTGCCTCCCAGGTGCAGCAGATAAGCGACAAGAAGGTTTACGTTATACCCAGCAAGTCTATTCCTCAGGGCATAGCGGCCATGCTGGCCTTCAATCCAGATATGGATGCTGAGACCAATGTCCAGCGCATGACCGAGGCGTTAAGCTCGGTGAAGACTGGACAGGTGACCTATGCTGTACGGGACTCGAGTTTCGATGGTATGAGCATACAGAAGGGCGATATTTTAGGCTTGATCGATGGCAAGATAAGTGTAGTGGGTAAAGATATAAACGAGGTAACCAAAGGACTTATAAACAATATGATAACTGAAGACAGCGAAATAGTCACCCTGTATTATGGGGAACAAGTAAGTGCTCAAGATGCTCAAAGCGTAGCCGATTTTGTATCAAGCCAGTATCCCGACGTTGAGGTGGAAGTCCATTTTGGCGGCCAACCGTTGTATTATTACATCATATCAGTAGAATAA
- the rsgA gene encoding ribosome small subunit-dependent GTPase A → MEKGIIVKGVGGFYDVYLNGSLLRCLPRGKFRKQGITPMVGDVVEVNAKDAVIEAILPRKNQFKRPCVANIDNLGIVISVKHPDPDLLLVDKLILAARMHSVKPFIVINKIDLAEGESEIKAIEEQYRRSGCQIFCISCKDGTGIEELKRGLYSGITTFAGQSGVGKSSLINRLYPDISREVGDISEKTKRGKHTTRSVELLVLPDGKMLVDTPGFSALEVDLMQLEKVQLYYEEFVPYADQCRFPNCMHYREPHCAVKQAVQQGGIHEMRYQRYIRILEDIYEKRREQK, encoded by the coding sequence ATGGAGAAGGGGATCATAGTCAAAGGAGTAGGTGGATTCTATGATGTCTATTTAAACGGCAGCCTGTTGCGGTGCCTCCCCAGGGGTAAGTTCCGCAAACAGGGCATTACTCCTATGGTGGGAGATGTAGTAGAAGTCAACGCTAAGGATGCAGTGATTGAGGCGATACTGCCGCGGAAAAATCAATTTAAGCGCCCATGCGTGGCTAACATTGACAATCTTGGCATTGTCATCTCAGTCAAACACCCTGATCCAGACTTGCTTTTGGTGGATAAGCTCATATTGGCGGCCAGGATGCACTCAGTAAAGCCTTTCATAGTGATAAACAAGATAGATTTAGCCGAGGGCGAGTCTGAAATAAAGGCTATTGAAGAGCAGTATCGTCGTTCGGGCTGCCAAATTTTTTGCATATCGTGTAAAGATGGGACTGGCATTGAAGAGCTCAAGCGCGGGTTGTACAGCGGTATTACCACATTTGCCGGGCAGTCGGGAGTGGGCAAGTCATCGCTGATCAACCGGCTCTATCCTGATATATCGCGCGAGGTGGGGGATATAAGTGAGAAGACCAAGAGGGGTAAACACACCACCCGGAGCGTAGAGCTTCTCGTATTACCTGATGGCAAGATGTTGGTAGACACCCCTGGTTTTAGCGCTCTGGAGGTGGACCTCATGCAACTCGAGAAGGTTCAACTCTATTATGAGGAATTCGTTCCATATGCTGATCAATGCAGGTTCCCAAATTGTATGCACTACCGCGAACCTCACTGTGCGGTAAAGCAGGCAGTGCAGCAAGGTGGGATCCATGAGATGCGCTACCAACGGTATATCAGAATTTTGGAGGACATATACGAAAAGAGGAGGGAGCAGAAATGA
- a CDS encoding Asp23/Gls24 family envelope stress response protein, producing the protein MAARKKNSLGEIVIADEVLATLAGISAMECYGIVGMAAKRPTDGLVELLGLENLSRGVKVYTQDNEVYINLYIIVEYGISIATVARNVMETVKYNIENFTGVSVKRVDINVEGIRV; encoded by the coding sequence ATGGCTGCTAGGAAGAAAAACTCGTTGGGGGAAATTGTAATTGCGGACGAGGTGCTGGCGACGCTGGCGGGGATATCGGCTATGGAGTGCTATGGCATTGTGGGGATGGCCGCTAAACGTCCCACTGACGGGTTGGTAGAGTTGCTGGGGTTGGAAAACCTCTCTAGAGGTGTAAAGGTTTATACACAGGACAATGAAGTTTACATAAACTTGTATATCATCGTTGAATATGGAATTTCCATAGCTACTGTAGCCAGAAATGTTATGGAAACGGTGAAATACAACATAGAAAACTTTACCGGCGTGAGCGTAAAACGGGTGGATATCAACGTAGAGGGCATAAGAGTATGA
- a CDS encoding thiamine diphosphokinase — MRFLIIANGEVKDIQKVKAMLPQVDYVICADGGLKHALELGLVPDLIVGDFDSLTYDVLHKYSMDGITVKRYPTDKDKTDMQIAVDTAVEMGASQVFLLGAFGSRWDHSYANMLMLYRLAKRGIKAQILDSHNVVMVCSGKVEIEGEVGQIVSLLPLSGDVRISRTEGLKYPIVDGVLPLDFPYGVSNVLIKPKAEVHVGSGWVIVVMARD, encoded by the coding sequence GTGAGGTTTTTAATAATTGCTAATGGAGAGGTTAAGGATATACAAAAGGTAAAAGCCATGTTGCCGCAAGTAGATTATGTAATTTGTGCTGACGGTGGTTTAAAGCATGCGCTGGAGCTGGGCCTTGTCCCTGATTTGATAGTAGGGGATTTCGATTCGTTAACTTACGATGTGTTACACAAATATAGTATGGATGGTATTACGGTTAAACGGTATCCTACAGACAAGGACAAAACAGATATGCAGATAGCGGTTGACACGGCCGTAGAGATGGGAGCCAGCCAGGTATTCTTATTAGGTGCCTTTGGAAGCAGGTGGGACCACTCCTATGCCAATATGTTAATGCTTTACAGGCTGGCAAAACGCGGAATAAAGGCCCAGATTTTGGATTCGCATAACGTTGTGATGGTTTGCAGCGGAAAGGTGGAGATAGAGGGAGAGGTAGGTCAAATAGTTTCGCTACTCCCCTTAAGCGGCGATGTGAGGATATCGCGCACTGAGGGGCTTAAATATCCTATAGTAGATGGCGTTTTGCCATTGGATTTTCCTTACGGGGTGAGCAACGTATTAATAAAACCCAAGGCAGAGGTACATGTTGGTTCGGGTTGGGTAATAGTGGTAATGGCACGGGATTGA
- the pknB gene encoding Stk1 family PASTA domain-containing Ser/Thr kinase: MLGRILGGRYELEEKIGSGGMAIVYKAKCHLLKRHVAVKVLRPELVEDEEFVARFKRESQAAASLSHPNIVNIYDVGEENGVYYIVMEYIKGKTLKEYIREKGKLDWEEAVRIAIQICSALKHAHKNGIIHRDIKPQNILVSEDGTVKVTDFGIARAVTSATVTMAGTNVMGSVHYFSPEQARGGHVDAKSDLYSLGIVLYEMVTGTVPFEGDTAVSVALKHIQEKVKPPGELNPDIPKSLQDVIEKAIEKDPNKRYQSAGEMIKDLQRVLKEPNGSFVIRSSDSNDMPTQVFKPVNAENRLQEGFEEKKRKRFGWVKPLFIALPLILILALFYYIGSQIYEKHFVVEDVEVPKVVGLNEQDAERLLQEHNLVMKVIERKNSNQEEGVILYQEPAEGIKVKPYSAVNVVVSLGPRKVIVPNVVGFSQRDAEIALENAGLEVGPPQYVESDKPPGTVIRQSIQPNTEVVENTEIVLVISKKPDVELIEVQEYVGLKEDIARELIEGIGLVVGKVTKDYNQEYPEGIVYKQNPQPGNKVEPGSEVELWVSLGPVPSYPKVLEIDLSQYKSGQDEDGSVKVTVKRADGQLVYEGEHALAEGIISISLEGSGVVRYIIYIDGQPVKEIQVDFTKREDAG; encoded by the coding sequence TTGCTGGGACGGATTTTAGGTGGGAGATACGAGCTGGAAGAGAAGATCGGCAGTGGGGGCATGGCCATCGTTTATAAAGCCAAGTGCCATTTGCTCAAAAGGCATGTAGCCGTTAAAGTGCTCAGACCCGAGCTGGTGGAAGATGAGGAATTTGTAGCGCGCTTTAAGAGGGAATCCCAGGCAGCGGCCAGCCTTTCTCATCCCAATATCGTGAACATTTACGATGTGGGCGAGGAGAACGGCGTATATTATATAGTAATGGAGTACATCAAGGGGAAGACGCTAAAGGAGTATATTCGTGAGAAAGGGAAGCTTGACTGGGAGGAAGCTGTTCGCATTGCCATCCAGATATGTTCTGCTCTCAAACACGCTCATAAAAACGGTATCATACACCGTGACATAAAGCCTCAAAACATACTCGTCAGCGAAGACGGTACTGTCAAGGTTACGGATTTTGGTATAGCACGAGCTGTTACCTCTGCCACTGTCACCATGGCAGGAACCAATGTTATGGGTTCAGTGCATTATTTTTCACCTGAACAGGCCAGAGGAGGGCATGTGGATGCCAAATCTGACCTTTATTCTCTGGGTATAGTGTTGTATGAGATGGTGACGGGTACTGTTCCGTTTGAGGGCGATACCGCTGTTTCAGTAGCTTTGAAGCATATTCAAGAAAAGGTTAAGCCTCCGGGAGAGCTCAATCCTGATATTCCCAAAAGCCTTCAGGATGTCATAGAGAAAGCTATAGAAAAAGACCCCAATAAGCGTTATCAAAGTGCAGGTGAGATGATAAAGGATTTACAAAGGGTGCTTAAAGAGCCCAACGGCAGTTTTGTCATACGCAGTAGCGACAGCAACGATATGCCCACGCAGGTTTTCAAGCCGGTTAACGCTGAAAATAGGCTTCAAGAAGGTTTTGAAGAGAAAAAAAGGAAGCGTTTTGGATGGGTAAAGCCTCTATTCATTGCACTCCCTTTAATCCTCATATTAGCGCTATTTTACTATATAGGCAGTCAGATATACGAGAAGCATTTTGTAGTGGAAGATGTCGAAGTGCCAAAGGTAGTAGGGTTGAATGAACAGGATGCCGAAAGATTGCTGCAGGAACACAATTTAGTCATGAAGGTTATCGAGAGGAAAAACAGCAACCAGGAGGAGGGGGTAATACTTTATCAGGAACCGGCCGAGGGCATAAAGGTGAAGCCATATTCAGCGGTGAATGTGGTGGTCAGTCTAGGACCCAGGAAAGTAATAGTGCCAAATGTAGTCGGATTTTCCCAGAGAGATGCCGAGATAGCGCTGGAGAATGCTGGGCTTGAAGTAGGACCTCCACAGTATGTTGAAAGCGATAAACCTCCTGGAACAGTAATCAGGCAAAGCATTCAACCAAATACCGAAGTGGTAGAAAACACCGAAATTGTGCTTGTCATAAGCAAAAAGCCGGATGTAGAACTGATTGAGGTACAAGAGTACGTTGGGCTTAAAGAAGATATTGCCCGTGAGCTAATAGAAGGTATAGGCCTTGTGGTGGGCAAGGTCACCAAGGATTACAATCAAGAATATCCTGAGGGTATAGTATACAAGCAAAATCCACAGCCAGGCAATAAGGTGGAACCAGGCAGCGAAGTTGAGTTGTGGGTGAGTTTGGGACCGGTACCCTCTTATCCCAAGGTTTTAGAGATTGACCTCAGTCAGTACAAAAGTGGCCAAGATGAGGATGGCAGCGTAAAGGTCACGGTAAAGAGGGCAGATGGGCAGCTGGTGTATGAAGGTGAACACGCGTTGGCTGAAGGTATCATATCCATAAGCCTTGAAGGTTCAGGCGTTGTACGCTACATTATATATATAGATGGACAACCGGTAAAGGAAATTCAGGTAGATTTTACAAAAAGGGAAGATGCAGGTTGA
- a CDS encoding ATPase, whose protein sequence is MNIFNLLDILEDELENGKVVPLLGKVMVDRDKCLDIIRDIRLSLPEALEQAEMITKERQRILAEAQKEAETLLKEAEQHIKALVDEHEITQRAYQQSREIIENAQESARKIRLGAREYADEILQEVERYLAQQLEVIKQNREELKGTKKQG, encoded by the coding sequence ATGAACATCTTCAACCTTCTTGATATCTTGGAAGATGAGCTGGAAAACGGCAAAGTTGTTCCCCTCCTGGGAAAAGTGATGGTGGATCGCGATAAATGCCTGGATATTATCAGGGATATTCGCCTTAGCCTGCCTGAAGCACTGGAACAGGCTGAAATGATCACCAAAGAGCGCCAAAGGATATTGGCCGAGGCGCAAAAAGAGGCCGAAACCCTTCTCAAAGAAGCTGAACAACACATTAAAGCTCTTGTGGACGAGCACGAGATCACGCAAAGGGCCTACCAGCAGTCAAGGGAGATCATTGAAAATGCGCAGGAGAGCGCCAGAAAGATACGGCTGGGAGCGAGGGAATATGCCGATGAGATACTGCAGGAAGTGGAGCGCTATCTTGCCCAACAGCTAGAGGTCATAAAGCAAAATCGAGAAGAGCTGAAAGGTACCAAAAAGCAAGGGTAG
- the rpmB gene encoding 50S ribosomal protein L28: MSRTCDICKKGLLYGKAVSHSNRRTNRRWLPNLQKVKAIVNGAPKTIRVCTTCLKSGKVQRAL; this comes from the coding sequence ATGTCGAGGACCTGTGACATATGCAAGAAAGGGCTATTGTACGGAAAAGCAGTAAGCCACTCCAACCGTAGGACCAATCGCAGATGGTTACCTAACCTTCAAAAAGTGAAAGCAATCGTCAATGGTGCTCCCAAGACCATCAGGGTATGCACCACTTGCCTTAAATCAGGAAAGGTACAAAGAGCGCTATAA
- the rpe gene encoding ribulose-phosphate 3-epimerase: protein MIKIAPSILSADFSRLGEEVKRLDQGGADMVHIDVMDGHFVPNITIGPLVVKAIRPYTKLPFDVHLMMDNPMTFVDAYVEAGADSITVHAEVLPHLHRAIHYIKSLGVKAAVALNPSTPLSMLEYILGDVDMVLVMTVNPGFGGQEFIPAMMGKLRQLVEMRSAYGANFSIQVDGGIGLYNIRDVVKAGAEVIVAGSAVFGAKDIKGIIEAMRREAIS, encoded by the coding sequence ATGATCAAGATAGCCCCCTCAATACTTTCAGCGGATTTTTCCAGGCTGGGTGAGGAAGTCAAGAGGCTGGACCAGGGGGGTGCTGACATGGTACACATCGATGTCATGGACGGCCATTTTGTGCCCAATATCACCATAGGGCCTCTGGTGGTCAAAGCCATACGCCCTTATACCAAGCTGCCTTTTGATGTGCATCTTATGATGGACAACCCTATGACATTTGTGGATGCCTATGTGGAAGCAGGGGCTGACAGCATAACTGTACATGCTGAGGTGCTGCCCCACCTTCACAGGGCGATACACTATATAAAGAGCTTGGGCGTAAAGGCTGCTGTTGCTTTAAACCCGTCTACACCCTTAAGCATGCTGGAATACATATTGGGAGATGTGGATATGGTATTGGTGATGACGGTAAATCCGGGGTTTGGCGGCCAAGAATTTATTCCTGCCATGATGGGGAAACTGAGGCAGCTGGTTGAAATGCGCAGCGCATACGGTGCCAATTTTAGTATACAGGTGGATGGGGGAATCGGGCTGTACAATATCAGAGATGTGGTAAAAGCGGGGGCCGAGGTTATAGTAGCCGGGTCTGCTGTCTTTGGCGCTAAAGACATAAAAGGCATTATAGAGGCCATGAGGCGAGAGGCGATATCGTGA
- the coaD gene encoding pantetheine-phosphate adenylyltransferase has product MKVAVYPGSFDPITNGHLDIIKRASKIFDRLIVAVACNPNKVATFTVAERMELIKKAVGDLPNVEVDHFEGLLVDFMKKKNASVIIKGLRAVSDFEYEFQMALMNRKLDPNIETLFMMTSYKYSYLSSSIVKEIGKLGGCIGDLVPEVILPDIQKKLISS; this is encoded by the coding sequence ATGAAGGTGGCTGTTTATCCAGGAAGCTTTGACCCTATAACCAATGGACATTTGGATATCATAAAAAGAGCTAGCAAGATATTTGACAGGCTGATTGTTGCTGTGGCGTGTAACCCCAACAAGGTAGCGACATTTACCGTTGCGGAAAGGATGGAGCTCATTAAAAAAGCGGTGGGTGATTTGCCAAACGTGGAGGTTGACCACTTTGAAGGGTTGCTGGTCGATTTCATGAAAAAGAAAAACGCCAGCGTCATAATAAAGGGGTTGAGGGCGGTATCGGATTTTGAATATGAATTTCAAATGGCGCTCATGAACAGAAAGCTTGACCCCAACATAGAAACCCTGTTTATGATGACCAGCTATAAATATTCATATTTAAGCTCGAGCATTGTCAAGGAGATAGGGAAACTGGGAGGATGCATTGGTGACCTGGTGCCAGAGGTCATTTTGCCTGATATACAGAAAAAGTTGATTAGCTCATGA
- the recG gene encoding ATP-dependent DNA helicase RecG has protein sequence MDVLKQDVQFIKGVGPKKAARLTRLGIKTMGDALQHFPRDYEVWNGIKKVVNAVDGEDASFVVSFVGSANTQKPRQGLTITTWRAKDDTGYLWCVWFNQPYRGNMYSTDKVYFVRGKVEYRYGTVRLQNPIVEEYVPEKHDGSKIFPVYPLTEGITQKDMRNLMAEALRKVEGSLSDELPADLRKRFKLAEKNFAMRHIHFPQSLHALEEARRRLVFEELFFMKMALHLIRERNQSNNQGLVFNWDHRAFEAFIEKLPFPLTNAQKRVVDEILQDLKSGRVMNRLIQGDVGSGKTVVAALALYCAVLSGFQGAMMVPTEILARQHYTTLKGLFEGTGVKVDCLVGGLKAAEKESIKFRLAAGDIDVLVGTHAVIEDGVNFKNLGLVITDEQHRFGVRQRAALQQKGQSPHMLVMSATPIPRTLALMFYGDLDVSVLDELPPGRKPVKTYHVPPSMKSRVLEFVKRQVAEGRQAYMVCPLVEESDAIDSQSAVELFETLKRGELADLRLGLLHGRMKPAEKESVMEAFAAGKIDVLISTTVIEVGVNVPNATVMVIENAERFGLAQLHQLRGRVGRGQHQSYCILIADAKTKEVYERMKVMTKSNDGFEIAEKDLELRGPGDFLGVKQHGLPEFKIANLVRDMGILKQVDLAVRQVLQQRDNPAYKALIEYTMNRFDEQIKQIAFN, from the coding sequence ATGGATGTGTTAAAACAGGACGTGCAGTTTATAAAAGGTGTCGGGCCAAAAAAGGCTGCGCGTTTGACCAGGTTGGGGATAAAGACGATGGGGGACGCGCTACAGCATTTTCCAAGGGATTATGAGGTATGGAACGGTATAAAAAAAGTGGTCAATGCCGTGGATGGGGAGGATGCCTCCTTTGTGGTGTCTTTTGTTGGTAGTGCCAATACACAAAAACCCCGGCAGGGTTTAACTATAACTACATGGCGGGCCAAAGACGATACCGGTTATCTATGGTGCGTGTGGTTTAATCAGCCTTACCGCGGCAACATGTACAGCACCGATAAGGTGTATTTTGTGAGGGGTAAAGTAGAATACAGGTATGGGACGGTGCGGCTTCAAAATCCTATTGTGGAGGAATATGTTCCTGAAAAGCATGACGGCAGCAAGATATTCCCCGTTTATCCGCTTACCGAGGGCATCACGCAAAAGGATATGCGCAATTTGATGGCAGAGGCTTTGAGGAAAGTGGAAGGGAGCTTAAGCGATGAGCTTCCGGCAGATTTGCGAAAGAGGTTTAAGCTGGCAGAAAAGAATTTTGCGATGCGCCATATACACTTTCCTCAGTCGCTCCATGCTCTGGAAGAGGCGAGGCGCAGGCTGGTATTTGAAGAGTTGTTTTTTATGAAGATGGCGCTTCATCTGATTCGAGAACGAAATCAGAGCAATAACCAGGGGCTGGTTTTTAACTGGGACCACAGGGCTTTTGAGGCTTTTATAGAGAAGTTGCCCTTCCCCTTGACCAATGCACAGAAGAGGGTGGTGGATGAGATATTGCAGGACTTAAAGAGTGGCAGGGTGATGAACAGGTTGATACAGGGGGATGTGGGCTCAGGCAAAACAGTGGTAGCGGCTTTGGCTTTGTACTGTGCTGTGCTCAGTGGATTCCAGGGAGCAATGATGGTGCCGACGGAGATACTTGCAAGGCAGCATTACACCACGCTTAAAGGATTGTTTGAAGGAACAGGTGTAAAGGTGGATTGCCTGGTGGGTGGTCTCAAAGCCGCAGAGAAGGAGAGTATAAAATTCAGGTTGGCAGCAGGAGACATAGACGTACTGGTAGGGACCCATGCGGTGATTGAGGATGGGGTCAATTTCAAAAATTTGGGACTGGTTATAACCGATGAGCAGCACAGGTTTGGCGTGCGACAAAGGGCTGCGCTGCAGCAAAAAGGCCAATCCCCCCATATGCTTGTGATGTCTGCCACTCCCATACCCAGGACCCTTGCCCTCATGTTTTACGGAGATCTTGACGTCTCGGTGCTCGATGAGCTGCCGCCTGGAAGGAAGCCTGTTAAAACCTATCATGTGCCTCCTTCCATGAAAAGCAGGGTACTTGAGTTTGTTAAGCGCCAGGTGGCGGAAGGGCGCCAGGCATATATGGTATGTCCTCTTGTGGAGGAGTCGGATGCTATAGACTCCCAATCGGCGGTGGAACTGTTTGAGACGCTAAAGCGTGGGGAACTGGCCGACTTGAGGCTGGGACTTTTACACGGGCGAATGAAGCCTGCTGAAAAGGAGAGCGTGATGGAAGCCTTTGCAGCCGGCAAGATCGACGTGTTGATTTCCACGACGGTTATAGAGGTAGGGGTAAACGTGCCTAATGCCACTGTAATGGTGATTGAAAACGCCGAGAGGTTTGGGTTGGCCCAGCTGCATCAGCTAAGAGGAAGGGTAGGCCGTGGCCAACATCAATCTTACTGTATCCTCATTGCCGATGCAAAGACCAAGGAGGTTTATGAGCGCATGAAGGTCATGACCAAATCAAATGATGGCTTTGAGATAGCCGAGAAAGACCTTGAACTGAGGGGTCCGGGCGATTTCCTTGGAGTTAAGCAACATGGTCTGCCCGAGTTTAAAATCGCCAACCTTGTAAGGGATATGGGCATATTAAAGCAGGTTGACCTAGCTGTGAGGCAGGTTTTGCAGCAAAGGGACAACCCCGCCTATAAAGCACTGATTGAATATACCATGAACAGGTTTGATGAACAAATTAAACAAATAGCTTTCAATTAG
- a CDS encoding alpha/beta-type small acid-soluble spore protein, producing MARNNKKVVPEARQALDNMKFEIASQLGVNLKPGYNGDLTAKEAGYIGGYMVKRMIEQAERQLSGR from the coding sequence GTGGCCAGGAATAATAAAAAGGTAGTTCCAGAGGCTAGGCAGGCACTTGACAACATGAAGTTTGAGATAGCTAGCCAGCTGGGAGTTAATTTGAAACCTGGATATAATGGGGATTTGACTGCCAAAGAGGCTGGTTATATCGGTGGGTATATGGTGAAGAGGATGATCGAGCAGGCCGAGAGGCAGCTCAGCGGTAGATAA
- the rsmD gene encoding 16S rRNA (guanine(966)-N(2))-methyltransferase RsmD: MLAREFNLRIIAGRWKGRRLLAVKGMHTRPTSDRVKEAIFNILQRCIEGANVLDLFAGTGNLGLEALSRGCARVVFVEKDPRAVDVLNKNRASLGCTEQTAVIRDDVFHAIKRLSCQERFDIIFADPPYGKGLETPLLNAIAENDVLCQDGVVILEHSSRDPQPDRVGNLVKLQDRRYGNTEISFYKKE, encoded by the coding sequence TTGCTTGCGAGGGAATTTAATTTGAGGATTATAGCAGGGCGTTGGAAAGGAAGAAGGCTGCTGGCAGTGAAGGGCATGCATACCCGGCCCACCTCTGACAGGGTAAAGGAGGCTATATTCAACATACTGCAGCGGTGTATTGAAGGCGCTAATGTGCTGGACCTGTTTGCAGGGACGGGCAATCTGGGCCTTGAGGCTTTAAGTAGAGGTTGTGCAAGGGTGGTATTCGTAGAGAAGGACCCGCGTGCCGTAGATGTGCTCAACAAAAACCGTGCCAGCCTTGGCTGTACTGAACAGACTGCTGTGATACGCGACGATGTGTTTCATGCAATCAAACGCCTTTCCTGTCAGGAGAGGTTTGATATAATATTTGCTGATCCCCCTTACGGCAAAGGATTGGAGACTCCGCTTCTGAATGCCATTGCCGAGAACGATGTGCTTTGTCAGGATGGTGTGGTTATACTTGAACACTCCAGCAGGGACCCACAACCGGATAGAGTAGGAAATTTGGTTAAATTACAGGACAGGCGTTATGGTAATACAGAGATAAGCTTTTATAAGAAGGAGTGA